One stretch of Cohnella algarum DNA includes these proteins:
- a CDS encoding class I SAM-dependent DNA methyltransferase, with product MRSYRQFASVYDRLMEEMPYAEWMNFARRCWEKYGMPATVADLGCGTGNIAIPLAKAGFTVFGIDLSADMLAVGRSKWDSASGGDLIRSREPGSIRWLQQDMCDWELPEPVDAVISFCDSLNYLTEKPDIVSVFRRTFAGLAPGGLFLFDVHAPRQLARYAEEQPFVLDERDVAYIWTCEYDPARQEIEHDLTFFVREDEQSGGQAAYRRFEESHVQRAYEPEWLKDELAAAGFELLHLVADFQWSEPNAESERLFFVARKPK from the coding sequence ATGCGTTCATACCGTCAATTCGCTTCGGTTTACGACCGATTGATGGAAGAAATGCCGTACGCCGAATGGATGAATTTTGCCAGGCGCTGCTGGGAGAAGTACGGAATGCCCGCCACGGTCGCCGATCTCGGCTGCGGGACCGGCAACATCGCGATACCGCTCGCCAAAGCGGGCTTTACCGTTTTCGGCATCGATCTTTCGGCGGATATGCTGGCGGTCGGCCGCAGCAAATGGGATTCGGCGTCCGGCGGGGATCTGATTCGCTCGCGCGAACCGGGATCGATCCGCTGGCTGCAGCAGGACATGTGCGACTGGGAGCTGCCGGAGCCGGTGGACGCGGTCATCTCCTTTTGCGACAGCCTGAATTATTTGACGGAAAAACCGGATATCGTCTCGGTTTTTCGCCGAACGTTCGCAGGCCTGGCGCCGGGCGGACTGTTTCTGTTCGACGTTCACGCTCCCCGGCAGCTTGCCCGATATGCCGAAGAGCAGCCGTTCGTGCTGGACGAGCGGGATGTCGCCTACATCTGGACGTGCGAATACGATCCGGCGCGGCAGGAAATCGAGCACGACCTGACGTTTTTCGTGCGCGAGGACGAGCAAAGCGGAGGTCAGGCGGCATACCGGCGTTTTGAGGAGTCTCACGTGCAGCGCGCGTACGAGCCGGAGTGGCTCAAGGACGAGCTCGCCGCGGCCGGGTTCGAGCTGCTTCATCTGGTCGCCGACTTTCAGTGGAGCGAGCCGAACGCGGAGTCGGAAAGGCTGTTTTTCGTCGCCCGCAAACCGAAATAA
- a CDS encoding hemolysin family protein — translation MVVNLVLVAVLIFLTAFFVATEFAIIKIRPSRVDQLVQEGRKGALAVKKVTTNLDGYLSACQLGITITALGIGALGEPTVEKILHPWFDEWGLTPEISSLFSYLIAFAAMTYLHVVLGELAPKSVAINIAEKISFLVARPIIWFHKAAYPFIWVLNGSANFLVRLMGMRPASEHEEAHTEEEIRIILSDSYESGNINKTEYGYVENIFAFDELLAREIMVPRTDMVCLYTNKSLEENMSIIRTEQYTRYPVVSESKDNVIGFINTKKLFIEYVTDPSSTDIRSLIRPILAVPEVMPVNSLLKRMQQEQVHMAILLDEYGGTSGLITIEDILEEIVGEIRDEFDADEKKPIEKIGEDHYIVDGKVLLSDINELLGTDIQNDEVDSIGGWLYNQLPEDDSEGQVIWNEIIFIVRERESHRVRSVEIRKNSIADQVTESLAESRT, via the coding sequence TTGGTCGTCAATCTAGTTTTGGTTGCCGTATTGATTTTCCTTACCGCCTTTTTCGTCGCTACCGAGTTTGCCATCATCAAGATTCGTCCCAGCCGGGTCGACCAACTCGTTCAAGAAGGACGCAAGGGCGCGCTTGCGGTTAAAAAAGTCACGACCAATCTGGACGGCTACTTGTCCGCGTGTCAGTTGGGCATTACGATTACCGCGCTCGGCATCGGCGCCTTGGGCGAACCGACCGTGGAAAAGATATTGCACCCGTGGTTCGACGAGTGGGGCTTGACCCCCGAAATCAGCAGCCTGTTTTCGTATCTGATCGCTTTTGCCGCCATGACCTACCTTCACGTCGTGCTTGGCGAGCTCGCTCCGAAATCGGTAGCGATCAACATCGCGGAGAAAATCTCGTTTTTGGTCGCAAGACCCATCATCTGGTTCCATAAAGCCGCCTACCCGTTTATTTGGGTCCTGAACGGATCGGCCAACTTCCTCGTTCGCCTGATGGGCATGAGACCGGCAAGCGAGCATGAAGAAGCGCACACGGAAGAAGAAATCCGCATCATTTTGTCCGACAGCTACGAAAGCGGCAATATCAACAAGACGGAGTACGGCTACGTCGAAAACATTTTCGCCTTCGACGAGCTGCTCGCCCGCGAAATCATGGTGCCCCGCACCGATATGGTCTGCTTGTACACGAACAAATCGCTGGAAGAAAACATGAGCATCATCCGCACCGAACAATACACCCGTTATCCGGTCGTCAGCGAAAGCAAAGACAACGTCATCGGGTTCATCAATACGAAAAAGCTGTTCATCGAATATGTGACCGATCCTTCGTCGACCGACATCCGGTCCCTGATTCGGCCGATCCTGGCCGTTCCCGAAGTGATGCCCGTCAACAGCCTGCTCAAAAGAATGCAGCAAGAGCAAGTGCATATGGCGATTTTGCTGGACGAATACGGCGGAACGTCGGGACTGATCACGATCGAGGATATATTGGAAGAAATCGTCGGCGAAATCCGGGACGAATTCGACGCGGACGAAAAGAAGCCGATCGAAAAAATCGGAGAAGACCATTATATCGTGGACGGAAAAGTGCTGCTGTCGGACATTAACGAGCTGCTCGGCACCGACATTCAGAACGACGAGGTCGATTCGATCGGCGGCTGGCTGTACAACCAGCTTCCGGAAGACGATTCCGAGGGCCAGGTGATCTGGAACGAAATCATTTTCATCGTGCGCGAAAGAGAAAGCCATCGCGTCCGCAGCGTGGAAATTCGCAAAAACAGCATCGCCGATCAAGTAACGGAAAGCCTGGCAGAAAGCCGCACGTAA
- a CDS encoding DUF1836 domain-containing protein, whose translation METFTLTRREMALFLMALSGTCPKSPLVVLQDAWIRAHREDMEQGKSFSVLLSTLLPQAFEKLVKGQKLTGFSLHDIVSLGNLIEYTNFSITSMQNWVKRDFKAYLGTPKAGKKYSLNQMVMLFIIEDLKSSLDFESIRKLFEILFGRSETPARPMIDPLKLYQSYSALFEELDENNDQLLDVPIHDGSLRNHDAFIEQRIMQKTENFVKSLEQLKTEERETVRNVLIIALISVQTAFFHSLSRRYWNATLFLRHLQTM comes from the coding sequence ATGGAAACCTTTACGCTGACCCGCCGGGAAATGGCGTTGTTTCTTATGGCGCTATCGGGCACTTGCCCCAAATCCCCGCTCGTCGTGCTGCAGGATGCCTGGATACGCGCGCACCGGGAGGACATGGAACAGGGAAAATCGTTTTCCGTCCTGCTGTCCACGCTGCTGCCCCAAGCGTTCGAAAAGCTCGTCAAGGGCCAGAAGCTGACGGGGTTTTCCCTTCACGATATTGTTTCCTTGGGCAATTTGATCGAATACACGAACTTTTCCATTACCTCGATGCAAAATTGGGTGAAACGGGATTTCAAGGCTTATTTGGGAACGCCGAAGGCCGGCAAGAAATACTCTCTCAACCAAATGGTCATGCTGTTCATTATCGAGGATCTCAAATCGTCGCTCGATTTCGAATCGATCCGCAAGCTGTTCGAAATTTTGTTCGGCCGGTCGGAAACCCCCGCGCGGCCGATGATCGACCCGCTCAAGCTGTATCAGTCGTATTCCGCGTTGTTCGAGGAACTGGACGAAAACAACGACCAGCTGCTGGATGTGCCGATTCATGACGGCAGCCTGCGCAATCACGACGCGTTCATCGAACAGCGGATCATGCAGAAGACGGAGAACTTCGTGAAGTCGCTGGAGCAATTGAAGACCGAGGAACGCGAAACGGTCCGCAACGTGCTGATCATCGCGCTGATCTCCGTGCAGACCGCTTTTTTCCATTCGTTGTCCCGCCGGTATTGGAACGCCACGCTGTTTTTGCGGCATTTGCAGACGATGTAG
- the leuS gene encoding leucine--tRNA ligase, with translation MTQDQQHTGYRPQHIEPKWQRYWDENKTFRTTEDKDKPKFYALDMFPYPSGAGLHVGHPEGYTATDIVSRYKRMRGYNVLHPMGWDAFGLPAEQYALQTGRHPRDITVENIDNFRRQIKSLGFSYDWDREFSTTDPDYYKWTQWIFIQLYKKGLAYVAEVPVNWCPALGTVLANEEVINGLSERGNHPVIRKPMRQWMLKITEYAERLLEDLEELDWSESIKDMQRNWIGKSTGAEVTFAVEGFADLALTVFTTRPDTLFGATYCVLAPEHEFVGTITTEAQRGAVEAYIEQASRKSDLERTDLAKDKTGVFTGAYAVNPVNGAKLPVWIADYVLGGYGTGAIMAVPGHDERDWEFAKKFGLDIVEVVSGGNVAEAAYSGDGEHVNSGFLNGLSTPDAIAKMISWLEENGRGRGKVTYRLRDWLFSRQRYWGEPIPILHFEDGTMEPVPEEELPLLLPDVESITPSGTGESPLANVTEWVEVTDAKGRKARRETNTMPQWAGSCWYYLRFIDPHNDKEICAPDKQKEWLPVDLYIGGAEHAVLHLLYARFWHKVLYDLGVVSTKEPFHKLVNQGMILGTNNEKMSKSRGNVINPDDIVKEYGADTLRMYEMFMGPLEATKPWNTNGVEGMFRFLGRVWRLFVEDSGQLSAKIQDAPGDEAFRRIWHKTVKKLTEDFEALRFNTGISQLMIFVNEAYKTETLPKQAMEHFVQLLSPLAPHIAEELWQKLGHDESIAYAPWPEYDPALTVDAEIEIVVQVNGKIADRVSIPSDLDEAGMRELAFGLDKVKELTDGKTVRKVIAVKGKLVNIVAN, from the coding sequence ATGACGCAGGACCAGCAGCACACCGGCTATCGGCCGCAGCACATCGAACCCAAATGGCAGCGCTATTGGGACGAAAACAAGACGTTCCGCACGACCGAGGACAAGGACAAACCGAAATTTTACGCCCTCGACATGTTCCCGTATCCGTCCGGAGCGGGGCTTCACGTCGGTCATCCGGAAGGCTACACGGCAACCGATATCGTCAGCCGCTACAAGCGGATGAGAGGCTACAACGTCCTTCATCCGATGGGCTGGGACGCTTTCGGCCTGCCCGCCGAGCAGTACGCGTTGCAGACGGGACGCCATCCGCGCGACATTACGGTGGAGAACATCGACAACTTCCGCCGGCAAATCAAGTCCCTCGGCTTCTCGTACGATTGGGACCGCGAGTTCAGCACGACCGATCCCGATTATTACAAATGGACGCAGTGGATCTTCATCCAGCTTTACAAGAAGGGGCTTGCCTACGTCGCCGAAGTTCCGGTCAACTGGTGCCCGGCGCTCGGCACGGTCCTTGCGAACGAGGAGGTCATCAACGGCCTCAGCGAACGCGGGAATCACCCGGTCATCCGCAAGCCGATGCGCCAATGGATGCTGAAAATTACCGAATACGCCGAACGTTTGCTGGAAGATCTCGAGGAGCTGGACTGGTCCGAGAGCATCAAGGACATGCAGCGCAACTGGATCGGCAAGTCGACCGGCGCGGAAGTGACGTTCGCGGTCGAAGGCTTTGCGGACTTGGCGCTGACCGTGTTTACGACGCGTCCGGATACGCTGTTCGGGGCGACGTATTGCGTGCTTGCCCCGGAGCACGAGTTTGTCGGGACAATCACGACCGAGGCGCAGCGAGGCGCGGTCGAAGCTTATATCGAGCAGGCTTCGCGGAAGAGCGATTTGGAGCGTACCGACCTGGCGAAGGACAAGACGGGCGTGTTCACGGGCGCATACGCGGTCAACCCCGTGAACGGGGCGAAGCTTCCGGTCTGGATCGCCGATTACGTCCTGGGAGGGTACGGCACCGGAGCGATCATGGCGGTGCCGGGCCACGACGAGCGGGACTGGGAGTTCGCGAAGAAGTTCGGCCTCGACATCGTCGAAGTCGTCAGCGGCGGCAATGTGGCGGAAGCCGCGTACAGCGGGGACGGCGAGCATGTCAACTCCGGCTTTTTGAACGGATTGTCCACCCCGGACGCGATCGCCAAGATGATTTCCTGGCTGGAAGAAAACGGGCGCGGCCGGGGCAAGGTCACGTACCGGCTGCGCGATTGGCTGTTCAGCCGCCAGCGCTACTGGGGCGAGCCGATTCCGATTTTGCACTTCGAGGACGGGACGATGGAACCGGTGCCGGAAGAGGAGCTGCCTTTGCTGCTTCCGGACGTGGAGTCGATCACGCCGTCGGGAACGGGCGAGTCGCCGCTCGCCAACGTGACGGAGTGGGTCGAGGTGACCGACGCGAAAGGCCGCAAGGCCCGGCGCGAGACGAACACGATGCCGCAATGGGCGGGCAGCTGCTGGTACTACCTGCGGTTCATCGATCCGCATAACGACAAGGAAATTTGCGCTCCCGACAAGCAGAAGGAGTGGCTGCCGGTCGATCTGTACATCGGCGGGGCCGAGCATGCGGTGCTTCATTTGCTGTACGCCCGCTTCTGGCACAAGGTGCTGTACGACCTCGGCGTCGTGTCGACGAAGGAGCCGTTCCACAAGCTGGTGAACCAGGGAATGATTCTCGGCACGAACAACGAGAAGATGTCCAAATCCCGCGGCAACGTCATCAATCCCGACGACATCGTCAAGGAATACGGAGCCGACACGCTTCGCATGTACGAAATGTTCATGGGACCGCTCGAAGCGACGAAGCCTTGGAACACGAACGGCGTCGAAGGCATGTTCCGGTTCCTTGGCCGCGTTTGGCGTTTGTTCGTCGAGGACAGCGGCCAACTGAGCGCGAAAATTCAGGACGCGCCGGGAGACGAGGCTTTCCGCCGCATCTGGCACAAGACGGTCAAGAAGCTGACCGAGGATTTCGAAGCTTTGCGTTTCAACACGGGGATCAGCCAATTGATGATCTTCGTCAACGAAGCGTACAAAACCGAAACGCTGCCGAAGCAGGCGATGGAGCATTTCGTCCAATTGCTGTCGCCGCTCGCGCCGCACATCGCCGAAGAGCTGTGGCAGAAGCTCGGTCACGACGAATCGATTGCGTACGCGCCGTGGCCGGAATACGATCCGGCGCTTACGGTCGACGCGGAAATCGAAATCGTGGTGCAGGTGAACGGGAAGATCGCCGATCGCGTCTCCATTCCGTCCGATCTGGACGAAGCGGGCATGCGGGAGCTGGCGTTCGGCCTCGATAAGGTGAAAGAGCTGACAGACGGCAAAACGGTTCGCAAAGTGATCGCGGTCAAAGGCAAGCTTGTCAATATCGTAGCGAATTGA